A part of Citrifermentans bremense genomic DNA contains:
- a CDS encoding fatty acid CoA ligase family protein, producing the protein MLESELVNIAAHLPEMAKRQPDTRAIIFPKQNRSLSFSELNTLSDRIARGLIANGICRGVRTVLMVTPSPEFFALTFALFKVGAVPVLIDPGLGIKNLKQCFSEAQPHAFIGIPKAHLARLIFGWGKETIRTCITVGSRLFWEGTTLKRIIDEHTDASPFVPAPTSSEDVAAILFTSGSTGVPKGAVYSHGNFAAQVQALKQVYGIEPGEIDLPTFPLFALFAPALGMTAVIPEMDFTRPGSVDPRKIIGAIQKYGVTTMFGSPALINRVGRYGVKHQVKLPTLRRAISAGAPVSAAVLERFTSLLNPGVQVFTPYGATEALPVCSIGSTEILETTRKITDAGGGVCVGRPVEGIRLEIIQISDDPICCWHESLRVPTGKIGEIVVQGEQVTKGYYNRPESDHLSKIADPETGSFFHRMGDLGGRDEEGRIWFCGRKSHRVETESGPFYTIPCEAVFNTHPAVFRTALVGVGAPGEVKPVLCVELEKDVKADPEQVRVELLALAQDHIHTKSIDTILFHPAFPVDIRHNAKIFREKLSVWAAARLK; encoded by the coding sequence GGATCGCGCGGGGGCTAATCGCCAACGGCATCTGCCGCGGGGTGCGCACCGTGCTGATGGTGACGCCGAGCCCGGAGTTTTTCGCCCTCACCTTCGCACTCTTCAAGGTGGGCGCGGTGCCGGTGCTGATCGACCCGGGGCTGGGGATCAAGAACCTGAAGCAGTGCTTCTCCGAGGCTCAGCCGCACGCCTTCATCGGCATTCCCAAGGCGCATCTGGCGCGGCTCATCTTCGGCTGGGGCAAGGAGACCATCAGGACCTGCATCACCGTCGGCTCGCGCCTTTTCTGGGAAGGAACCACCCTCAAAAGGATCATCGACGAGCACACCGACGCCTCCCCCTTCGTCCCCGCCCCGACGAGCTCCGAGGACGTGGCCGCCATCCTCTTCACCAGCGGCAGCACCGGGGTCCCGAAGGGGGCAGTCTACAGCCACGGCAATTTCGCAGCACAGGTGCAGGCGCTGAAACAGGTGTACGGCATCGAGCCGGGCGAGATCGACCTCCCCACCTTCCCGCTCTTCGCCCTCTTCGCCCCCGCCCTCGGCATGACCGCCGTAATCCCGGAGATGGACTTCACCCGCCCCGGCTCGGTGGACCCGAGGAAGATCATCGGCGCCATCCAGAAATACGGCGTCACCACCATGTTCGGCTCCCCTGCCCTCATCAACCGGGTCGGGCGCTACGGCGTGAAACATCAGGTGAAACTCCCCACCTTGAGGCGCGCCATCTCGGCCGGGGCTCCGGTCTCGGCCGCGGTACTGGAGCGTTTCACCTCGCTGCTAAACCCGGGGGTGCAGGTCTTCACCCCCTACGGCGCCACAGAGGCGCTTCCCGTCTGCTCCATCGGCAGCACCGAAATCCTGGAGACCACCAGGAAGATCACCGATGCCGGCGGCGGCGTCTGCGTGGGGAGACCGGTCGAGGGGATCCGGCTGGAGATCATCCAGATCAGCGACGACCCCATCTGCTGCTGGCACGAATCGCTCAGGGTGCCGACCGGGAAGATCGGCGAGATCGTAGTGCAGGGAGAGCAAGTCACCAAGGGGTACTACAACCGCCCCGAATCTGACCACTTATCGAAGATCGCCGACCCCGAGACCGGCTCCTTTTTCCACCGTATGGGAGACTTGGGCGGGCGTGACGAGGAAGGAAGGATCTGGTTCTGCGGACGCAAATCACACCGCGTGGAGACCGAATCGGGGCCGTTTTACACCATCCCGTGCGAGGCGGTTTTCAACACGCACCCGGCAGTGTTCCGCACGGCGCTGGTGGGGGTGGGCGCGCCGGGCGAAGTAAAGCCCGTCCTCTGCGTGGAGCTGGAAAAGGACGTCAAGGCTGACCCCGAGCAGGTGCGGGTCGAACTCCTTGCGCTGGCGCAGGACCATATCCACACGAAGTCGATCGACACCATCCTGTTCCACCCCGCTTTCCCGGTGGACATCCGTCACAACGCCAAGATCTTCCGTGAAAAGCTGTCAGTCTGGGCGGCTGCGAGGCTCAAATGA